Proteins co-encoded in one Scatophagus argus isolate fScaArg1 chromosome 11, fScaArg1.pri, whole genome shotgun sequence genomic window:
- the LOC124067280 gene encoding uncharacterized protein LOC124067280 isoform X2: MSNMAGPSCQSPTNGDAEMMTTVTGVLNGSVLLPCTCSERNEGKGFQWQMEEPNKMLVFKYDNTTNKGRATIFLPENSSNCSLLLTNITANDMGKYRCSFHSGQLYKKVFVYLNISVNFSVCQNDTNLHGENVLQCDAEGPYAEAEIQWNYEGRLLRNSFKTHITYTNTRNATTGLYHFTSSLISKHNWTSKPTCNVMAKGISTVISDGCKPKHEEYSGPLKPEDFMRYPYVKLIPIMSVFGFSLLLWWRWKLSQ; this comes from the exons ATGTCCAACATGGCAGGGCCAAGCTGTCAATCACCGACTAACG GTGATGCCGAGATGATGACCACAGTCACTGGAGTCTTGAACGGCAGTGTCCTTCTGCCATGCACCTGTTCAGAGAGGAATGAGGGTAAAGGTTTTCAGTGGCAGATGGAAGAACCAAACAAGATGCTGGTGTTTAAATATGacaacaccacaaacaaagGCAGGGCCACGATATTTCTGCCAGAGAACAGCAGTAActgctctcttctcctcaccAACATCACAGCAAATGACATGGGGAAGTACAGATGCTCTTTTCACTCTGGACAGCTATACAAGAAAGTCTTTGTGTATCTAAACATCTCTG TGAACTTCAGTGTCTGTCAGAATGACACCAACCTGCATGGTGAAAATGTTCTCCAGTGTGATGCAGAAGGACCCTATGCCGAGGCAGAGATTCAGTGGAATTATGAAGGACGGCTTCTTAGAAATTCATTCAAAACTCATATAACCTACACAAACACCCGAAATGCTACGACTGGCCTCTACCATTTCACCAGCAGTCTCATCTCTAAACACAACTGGACGTCAAAACCTACATGTAATGTCATGGCCAAAGGCATATCAACTGTCATTAGCGATGGCTGCAAACCAAAACATG aGGAATATTCAGGGCCCCTCAAACCAGAAGATTTCATGAGATATCCGTACGTTAAGCTTATTCCcatcatgtcagtgtttggATTTTCCTTGTTATTGTGGTGGCGTTGGAAACTTTCACAGTAG
- the LOC124067275 gene encoding amyloid-beta A4 protein isoform X1: MGEHTAFLLLLVATLTLSSEVPADDSVGLLTEPQVAMFCGKLNMHINVQSGKWESDPSGTKSCIGTKEGILQYCQEVYPELQITNVVEANQPVSIQNWCKKGRKQCRSHTHIVVPYRCLVGEFVSDALLVPDKCKFLHQERMDQCESHLHWHTVAKESCGDRSMNLHDYGMLLPCGIDRFRGVEFVCCPAEVERESDSMELEGEESDVWWGGAETEYSDNSMSRPADAEPAAMEDDEDEDEEEETFERDENGDGDEDEEEDDEDDVTDERDSDERSANIAMTTTTTTTTESVEEVVRAVCWARAESGPCHAMLERWYFMPEKRRCVPFLFGGCGGNRNNFESEEYCLAVCSSSLPTMAPSPPDAVDRYLESPGDDNEHADFQKAKESLEAKHREKMSQVMREWEEAERQAKNLPRADKKAVIQHFQEKVEALEQEAAGERQQLVETHMARVEALLNSRRRLALENYLSALQANPPRARQVLSLLKKYVRAEQKDRQHTLKHYEHVRTVDPKKAAQIRPQVLTHLRVIDERMNQSLGLLYKVPSVATEIQNQVAVIVQRVQSELSQQVSSLQSDGRVDGRVSYGNDALMPDQAYSSAPMDPGLDGLGFIHPESFNQPNTENHVEPVDARPIPDRGLPTRPVSALKPEEMPEVRMETEERQSAGYEVYHQKLVFFAEDVGSNKGAIIGLMVGGVVIATVIVITLVMLRKKQYTSIHHGVIEVDAAVTPEERHLARMQQNGYENPTYKFFEQMQN, from the exons ATGGGGGAGCACACGGCGTTTTTGCTGTTACTGGTGGCGACCTTGACGCTTTCATCCGAG GTGCCTGCTGATGACTCTGTGGGTTTGCTAACTGAGCCCCAGGTGGCCATGTTCTGCGGGAAGCTCAACATGCACATCAACGTGCAGAGTGGCAAATGGGAGTCTGACCCCTCTGGAACCAAGAGCTGCATCGGCACCAAGGAGGGCATCCTGCAGTACTGCCAAGAG GTGTACCCAGAGTTGCAGATCACAAATGTTGTGGAGGCCAACCAGCCTGTCAGCATTCAGAACTGGTGCAAGAAAGGCCGCAAGCAATGccgcagtcacacacacattgtggtGCCATACCGCTGCCTGG TTGGTGAGTTTGTGAGTGACGCCCTGCTTGTTCCTGACAAGTGCAAGTTCCTGCACCAGGAGCGCATGGACCAGTGTGAGAGCCACCTGCACTGGCACACTGTAGCCAAAGAG TCCTGTGGAGACCGCTCCATGAACCTCCATGACTACGGGATGCTGTTGCCATGTGGAATTGACCGTTTCCGAGGGGTGGAGTTTGTCTGCTGTCCAGcggaggtggagagagagtctGACAGCATGGAGCTAGAGGGGGAGGAGTCAGACGTCTGGTGGGGCGGAGCTGAGACCGAATACTCTGATAACAG CATGTCGCGGCCAGCAGACGCAGAGCCTGCCGCCATGGAGGATGACGAAGACGAGGACGAAGAGGAAGAAACTTTCGAAAGGGACGAGAATGGAGATGGtgatgaagacgaggaggaggacgacgaagACGACGTGACAGATGAACGGGATAGCGATGAGCGCAGCGCTAACATCGCCATGacaaccaccacaaccaccaccactgaATCCGTTGAGGAAGTCGTGCGTG CTGTTTGTTGGGCTCGTGCTGAGTCAGGCCCATGTCATGCCATGCTGGAGCGTTGGTACTTCATGCCTGAGAAGCGCCGCTGTGTTCCCTTCTTGTTTGGGGGCTGTGGGGGCAACAGGAATAACTTTGAGTCGGAGGAATACTGCCTAGCCGTCTGCAGCAGCTCGT TGCCCACCATGGCCCCCAGCCCTCCAGACGCCGTGGATCGGTACCTTGAATCTCCCGGGGACGACAACGAACACGCTGACTTCCAGAAGGCCAAGGAAAGCCTGGAGGCCAAACACCGTGAAAAGATGTCCCAG GTGATGAGGGAGTGGGAAGAGGCTGAGAGACAGGCCAAGAACCTTCCTCGTGCTGACAAGAAGGCTGTAATCCAG CACTTCCAGGAGAAGGTGGAGGCTCTggagcaggaggcagcaggagagAGGCAGCAGCTGGTGGAAACCCACATGGCGCGGGTGGAGGCTCTGCTCAACAGCCGCCGACGCCTGGCCTTGGAAAATTACCTCAGTGCCCTACAGGCCAACCCGCCACgg GCTCGTCAGGTGTTGAGCCTGCTGAAGAAATATGTCCGAGCAGAGCAGAAGGACAGGCAGCACACGCTGAAACACTATGAGCATGTGCGCACGGTCGACCCCAAGAAGGCTGCACAGATCCGACCTCAG GTTTTGACCCACTTACGTGTGATTGATGAGAGGATGAATCAGTCACTGGGTCTGCTCTACAAAGTGCCCAGCGTGGCCACTGAGATCCAAAACCAAGTTG CTGTTATAGTGCAGAGAGTTCAGTCGGAGCTTTCTCAGCAAGTCTCTTCCCTGCAGAGCGACGGGAGG gtggATGGCAGAGTTAGTTATGGTAACGACGCTCTGATGCCTGATCAGGCCTATAGCTCTGCTCCCATGGACCCTGGCCTGGACGGACTGGGCTTCATCCACCCTGAGAGCTTCAACCAGCCCAACACAGAGAACCATG TTGAGCCTGTTGACGCTCGTCCAATTCCAGATAGAGGACTTCCCACACGGCCTG TGTCTGCCCTGAAGCCAGAGGAGATGCCAGAAGTGCGGATGGAGACTGAAGAGAGGCAAAGTGCTGGTTATGAAGTTTACCATCAGAAACTG GTGTTTTTCGCTGAGGATGTTGGGTCTAATAAAGGTGCCATCATTGGACTTATGGTTGGAGGGGTTGTTATAGCAACTGTCATCGTCATTACCTTGGTGATGCTGAGGAAGAAACAATATACTTCTATTCATCATGGAGTAattgag GTGGATGCAGCAGTGACCCCAGAGGAGCGTCATCTGGCCAGGATGCAGCAGAACGGCTATGAGAATCCCACCTATAAATTCTTTGAGCAGATGCAGAACTGA
- the asb11 gene encoding ankyrin repeat and SOCS box protein 11 isoform X1 — MAAVQTEVSLCSQPWQRPLYIYGGLACNSLMADSWSDRTPLHEAAYQGRLLHLRSLIAQGFHADTLTMDRVSPLHEACLGGHYACAKFLLDNGANVEAVSTDGVTPLFNSCSSGSAACVRLILQHSASIHPPHQLASPIHEAAKKGHRECLELLLSYGAHIDMELPVVGTPLYSACMSQAVACVGLLLHSGADVQKGCGLDSPLHAAVQSGGANVVDLLLDFGADGCCRNAEGKTPLDLSLPNSAVRIALQKRGPCSLSQLCRFCIRRSLGRTRLHRASSLFLPHRIKDFLLYQ; from the exons atGGCTGCTGTTCAAACAGAGGTTTCCCTGTGCTCACAGCCATGGCAGAGGCCCTTGTACATCTATGGGGGGTTGGCATGTAACTCTCTGATGGCTG ACTCCTGGTCAGACAGAACACCTCTCCATGAGGCCGCCTACCAAGGCAGACTGTTACACCTGAGAAGCCTCATTGCTCAG GGTTTCCATGCAGATACGCTCACAATGGATAGAGTCTCTCCTCTGCACGAAGCTTGCCTTGGTGGCCATTATGCTTGTGCTAAGTTCCTGCTGGACAATGGTGCGAAT GTGGAGGCGGTGTCCACAGATGGCGTTACACCTCTTTTCAACTCGTGCAGCAGTGGGAGTGCTGCTTGTGTCAGACTCATCCTGCAGCACAGTGCCTCCATACACCCCCCCCACCAGCTGGCATCACCCATTCACGAAGCCGCTAAGAAAG GTCACAGAGAGTgtctggagctgctgctgtcctaTGGAGCTCATATCGACATGGAGCTGCCAGTGGTGGGGACACCGCTCTATTCTGCCTGCATGTCCCAGGCTGTAGCCTGCGTAGGTTTGCTGCTGCACTCAG gaGCAGACGTTCAAAAGGGTTGTGGGCTGGACAGCCCTTTACATGCTGCAGTTCAAAGCGGAGGAGCAAACGTTGTGGATCTTCTCCTGGACTTCGGAGCTGATGGCTGTTGTAGGAACGCGGAGGGAAAGACTCCGCTGGATTTGTCATTGCCAAACAGCGCAGTGAGGATTGCACTACAGAAGAGAG GtccctgctctctgtctcagcTATGTCGCTTCTGTATCCGCCGAAGTCTGGGAAGGACTCGTCTCCACAGAGCCTCCAGCCTCTTCCTTCCTCACAGAATCAAGGATTTCCTCCTTTATCAATAA
- the LOC124067280 gene encoding uncharacterized protein LOC124067280 isoform X3: MRTVLRVLMVLIVSGDAEMMTTVTGVLNGSVLLPCTCSERNEANDMGKYRCSFHSGQLYKKVFVYLNISVNFSVCQNDTNLHGENVLQCDAEGPYAEAEIQWNYEGRLLRNSFKTHITYTNTRNATTGLYHFTSSLISKHNWTSKPTCNVMAKGISTVISDGCKPKHEEYSGPLKPEDFMRYPYVKLIPIMSVFGFSLLLWWRWKLSQ, encoded by the exons ATGAGGACAGTACTGCGAGTGTTAATGGTACTAATTGTCTCAG GTGATGCCGAGATGATGACCACAGTCACTGGAGTCTTGAACGGCAGTGTCCTTCTGCCATGCACCTGTTCAGAGAGGAATGAGG CAAATGACATGGGGAAGTACAGATGCTCTTTTCACTCTGGACAGCTATACAAGAAAGTCTTTGTGTATCTAAACATCTCTG TGAACTTCAGTGTCTGTCAGAATGACACCAACCTGCATGGTGAAAATGTTCTCCAGTGTGATGCAGAAGGACCCTATGCCGAGGCAGAGATTCAGTGGAATTATGAAGGACGGCTTCTTAGAAATTCATTCAAAACTCATATAACCTACACAAACACCCGAAATGCTACGACTGGCCTCTACCATTTCACCAGCAGTCTCATCTCTAAACACAACTGGACGTCAAAACCTACATGTAATGTCATGGCCAAAGGCATATCAACTGTCATTAGCGATGGCTGCAAACCAAAACATG aGGAATATTCAGGGCCCCTCAAACCAGAAGATTTCATGAGATATCCGTACGTTAAGCTTATTCCcatcatgtcagtgtttggATTTTCCTTGTTATTGTGGTGGCGTTGGAAACTTTCACAGTAG
- the asb11 gene encoding ankyrin repeat and SOCS box protein 11 isoform X2, which produces MADSWSDRTPLHEAAYQGRLLHLRSLIAQGFHADTLTMDRVSPLHEACLGGHYACAKFLLDNGANVEAVSTDGVTPLFNSCSSGSAACVRLILQHSASIHPPHQLASPIHEAAKKGHRECLELLLSYGAHIDMELPVVGTPLYSACMSQAVACVGLLLHSGADVQKGCGLDSPLHAAVQSGGANVVDLLLDFGADGCCRNAEGKTPLDLSLPNSAVRIALQKRGPCSLSQLCRFCIRRSLGRTRLHRASSLFLPHRIKDFLLYQ; this is translated from the exons ATGGCTG ACTCCTGGTCAGACAGAACACCTCTCCATGAGGCCGCCTACCAAGGCAGACTGTTACACCTGAGAAGCCTCATTGCTCAG GGTTTCCATGCAGATACGCTCACAATGGATAGAGTCTCTCCTCTGCACGAAGCTTGCCTTGGTGGCCATTATGCTTGTGCTAAGTTCCTGCTGGACAATGGTGCGAAT GTGGAGGCGGTGTCCACAGATGGCGTTACACCTCTTTTCAACTCGTGCAGCAGTGGGAGTGCTGCTTGTGTCAGACTCATCCTGCAGCACAGTGCCTCCATACACCCCCCCCACCAGCTGGCATCACCCATTCACGAAGCCGCTAAGAAAG GTCACAGAGAGTgtctggagctgctgctgtcctaTGGAGCTCATATCGACATGGAGCTGCCAGTGGTGGGGACACCGCTCTATTCTGCCTGCATGTCCCAGGCTGTAGCCTGCGTAGGTTTGCTGCTGCACTCAG gaGCAGACGTTCAAAAGGGTTGTGGGCTGGACAGCCCTTTACATGCTGCAGTTCAAAGCGGAGGAGCAAACGTTGTGGATCTTCTCCTGGACTTCGGAGCTGATGGCTGTTGTAGGAACGCGGAGGGAAAGACTCCGCTGGATTTGTCATTGCCAAACAGCGCAGTGAGGATTGCACTACAGAAGAGAG GtccctgctctctgtctcagcTATGTCGCTTCTGTATCCGCCGAAGTCTGGGAAGGACTCGTCTCCACAGAGCCTCCAGCCTCTTCCTTCCTCACAGAATCAAGGATTTCCTCCTTTATCAATAA
- the LOC124067280 gene encoding uncharacterized protein LOC124067280 isoform X1, producing MRTVLRVLMVLIVSGDAEMMTTVTGVLNGSVLLPCTCSERNEGKGFQWQMEEPNKMLVFKYDNTTNKGRATIFLPENSSNCSLLLTNITANDMGKYRCSFHSGQLYKKVFVYLNISVNFSVCQNDTNLHGENVLQCDAEGPYAEAEIQWNYEGRLLRNSFKTHITYTNTRNATTGLYHFTSSLISKHNWTSKPTCNVMAKGISTVISDGCKPKHEEYSGPLKPEDFMRYPYVKLIPIMSVFGFSLLLWWRWKLSQ from the exons ATGAGGACAGTACTGCGAGTGTTAATGGTACTAATTGTCTCAG GTGATGCCGAGATGATGACCACAGTCACTGGAGTCTTGAACGGCAGTGTCCTTCTGCCATGCACCTGTTCAGAGAGGAATGAGGGTAAAGGTTTTCAGTGGCAGATGGAAGAACCAAACAAGATGCTGGTGTTTAAATATGacaacaccacaaacaaagGCAGGGCCACGATATTTCTGCCAGAGAACAGCAGTAActgctctcttctcctcaccAACATCACAGCAAATGACATGGGGAAGTACAGATGCTCTTTTCACTCTGGACAGCTATACAAGAAAGTCTTTGTGTATCTAAACATCTCTG TGAACTTCAGTGTCTGTCAGAATGACACCAACCTGCATGGTGAAAATGTTCTCCAGTGTGATGCAGAAGGACCCTATGCCGAGGCAGAGATTCAGTGGAATTATGAAGGACGGCTTCTTAGAAATTCATTCAAAACTCATATAACCTACACAAACACCCGAAATGCTACGACTGGCCTCTACCATTTCACCAGCAGTCTCATCTCTAAACACAACTGGACGTCAAAACCTACATGTAATGTCATGGCCAAAGGCATATCAACTGTCATTAGCGATGGCTGCAAACCAAAACATG aGGAATATTCAGGGCCCCTCAAACCAGAAGATTTCATGAGATATCCGTACGTTAAGCTTATTCCcatcatgtcagtgtttggATTTTCCTTGTTATTGTGGTGGCGTTGGAAACTTTCACAGTAG
- the LOC124067280 gene encoding uncharacterized protein LOC124067280 isoform X4, producing the protein MSNMAGPSCQSPTNGDAEMMTTVTGVLNGSVLLPCTCSERNEANDMGKYRCSFHSGQLYKKVFVYLNISVNFSVCQNDTNLHGENVLQCDAEGPYAEAEIQWNYEGRLLRNSFKTHITYTNTRNATTGLYHFTSSLISKHNWTSKPTCNVMAKGISTVISDGCKPKHEEYSGPLKPEDFMRYPYVKLIPIMSVFGFSLLLWWRWKLSQ; encoded by the exons ATGTCCAACATGGCAGGGCCAAGCTGTCAATCACCGACTAACG GTGATGCCGAGATGATGACCACAGTCACTGGAGTCTTGAACGGCAGTGTCCTTCTGCCATGCACCTGTTCAGAGAGGAATGAGG CAAATGACATGGGGAAGTACAGATGCTCTTTTCACTCTGGACAGCTATACAAGAAAGTCTTTGTGTATCTAAACATCTCTG TGAACTTCAGTGTCTGTCAGAATGACACCAACCTGCATGGTGAAAATGTTCTCCAGTGTGATGCAGAAGGACCCTATGCCGAGGCAGAGATTCAGTGGAATTATGAAGGACGGCTTCTTAGAAATTCATTCAAAACTCATATAACCTACACAAACACCCGAAATGCTACGACTGGCCTCTACCATTTCACCAGCAGTCTCATCTCTAAACACAACTGGACGTCAAAACCTACATGTAATGTCATGGCCAAAGGCATATCAACTGTCATTAGCGATGGCTGCAAACCAAAACATG aGGAATATTCAGGGCCCCTCAAACCAGAAGATTTCATGAGATATCCGTACGTTAAGCTTATTCCcatcatgtcagtgtttggATTTTCCTTGTTATTGTGGTGGCGTTGGAAACTTTCACAGTAG
- the LOC124067275 gene encoding amyloid-beta A4 protein isoform X2 has translation MGEHTAFLLLLVATLTLSSEVPADDSVGLLTEPQVAMFCGKLNMHINVQSGKWESDPSGTKSCIGTKEGILQYCQEVYPELQITNVVEANQPVSIQNWCKKGRKQCRSHTHIVVPYRCLVGEFVSDALLVPDKCKFLHQERMDQCESHLHWHTVAKESCGDRSMNLHDYGMLLPCGIDRFRGVEFVCCPAEVERESDSMELEGEESDVWWGGAETEYSDNSMSRPADAEPAAMEDDEDEDEEEETFERDENGDGDEDEEEDDEDDVTDERDSDERSANIAMTTTTTTTTESVEEVVRVPTMAPSPPDAVDRYLESPGDDNEHADFQKAKESLEAKHREKMSQVMREWEEAERQAKNLPRADKKAVIQHFQEKVEALEQEAAGERQQLVETHMARVEALLNSRRRLALENYLSALQANPPRARQVLSLLKKYVRAEQKDRQHTLKHYEHVRTVDPKKAAQIRPQVLTHLRVIDERMNQSLGLLYKVPSVATEIQNQVAVIVQRVQSELSQQVSSLQSDGRVDGRVSYGNDALMPDQAYSSAPMDPGLDGLGFIHPESFNQPNTENHVEPVDARPIPDRGLPTRPVSALKPEEMPEVRMETEERQSAGYEVYHQKLVFFAEDVGSNKGAIIGLMVGGVVIATVIVITLVMLRKKQYTSIHHGVIEVDAAVTPEERHLARMQQNGYENPTYKFFEQMQN, from the exons ATGGGGGAGCACACGGCGTTTTTGCTGTTACTGGTGGCGACCTTGACGCTTTCATCCGAG GTGCCTGCTGATGACTCTGTGGGTTTGCTAACTGAGCCCCAGGTGGCCATGTTCTGCGGGAAGCTCAACATGCACATCAACGTGCAGAGTGGCAAATGGGAGTCTGACCCCTCTGGAACCAAGAGCTGCATCGGCACCAAGGAGGGCATCCTGCAGTACTGCCAAGAG GTGTACCCAGAGTTGCAGATCACAAATGTTGTGGAGGCCAACCAGCCTGTCAGCATTCAGAACTGGTGCAAGAAAGGCCGCAAGCAATGccgcagtcacacacacattgtggtGCCATACCGCTGCCTGG TTGGTGAGTTTGTGAGTGACGCCCTGCTTGTTCCTGACAAGTGCAAGTTCCTGCACCAGGAGCGCATGGACCAGTGTGAGAGCCACCTGCACTGGCACACTGTAGCCAAAGAG TCCTGTGGAGACCGCTCCATGAACCTCCATGACTACGGGATGCTGTTGCCATGTGGAATTGACCGTTTCCGAGGGGTGGAGTTTGTCTGCTGTCCAGcggaggtggagagagagtctGACAGCATGGAGCTAGAGGGGGAGGAGTCAGACGTCTGGTGGGGCGGAGCTGAGACCGAATACTCTGATAACAG CATGTCGCGGCCAGCAGACGCAGAGCCTGCCGCCATGGAGGATGACGAAGACGAGGACGAAGAGGAAGAAACTTTCGAAAGGGACGAGAATGGAGATGGtgatgaagacgaggaggaggacgacgaagACGACGTGACAGATGAACGGGATAGCGATGAGCGCAGCGCTAACATCGCCATGacaaccaccacaaccaccaccactgaATCCGTTGAGGAAGTCGTGCGTG TGCCCACCATGGCCCCCAGCCCTCCAGACGCCGTGGATCGGTACCTTGAATCTCCCGGGGACGACAACGAACACGCTGACTTCCAGAAGGCCAAGGAAAGCCTGGAGGCCAAACACCGTGAAAAGATGTCCCAG GTGATGAGGGAGTGGGAAGAGGCTGAGAGACAGGCCAAGAACCTTCCTCGTGCTGACAAGAAGGCTGTAATCCAG CACTTCCAGGAGAAGGTGGAGGCTCTggagcaggaggcagcaggagagAGGCAGCAGCTGGTGGAAACCCACATGGCGCGGGTGGAGGCTCTGCTCAACAGCCGCCGACGCCTGGCCTTGGAAAATTACCTCAGTGCCCTACAGGCCAACCCGCCACgg GCTCGTCAGGTGTTGAGCCTGCTGAAGAAATATGTCCGAGCAGAGCAGAAGGACAGGCAGCACACGCTGAAACACTATGAGCATGTGCGCACGGTCGACCCCAAGAAGGCTGCACAGATCCGACCTCAG GTTTTGACCCACTTACGTGTGATTGATGAGAGGATGAATCAGTCACTGGGTCTGCTCTACAAAGTGCCCAGCGTGGCCACTGAGATCCAAAACCAAGTTG CTGTTATAGTGCAGAGAGTTCAGTCGGAGCTTTCTCAGCAAGTCTCTTCCCTGCAGAGCGACGGGAGG gtggATGGCAGAGTTAGTTATGGTAACGACGCTCTGATGCCTGATCAGGCCTATAGCTCTGCTCCCATGGACCCTGGCCTGGACGGACTGGGCTTCATCCACCCTGAGAGCTTCAACCAGCCCAACACAGAGAACCATG TTGAGCCTGTTGACGCTCGTCCAATTCCAGATAGAGGACTTCCCACACGGCCTG TGTCTGCCCTGAAGCCAGAGGAGATGCCAGAAGTGCGGATGGAGACTGAAGAGAGGCAAAGTGCTGGTTATGAAGTTTACCATCAGAAACTG GTGTTTTTCGCTGAGGATGTTGGGTCTAATAAAGGTGCCATCATTGGACTTATGGTTGGAGGGGTTGTTATAGCAACTGTCATCGTCATTACCTTGGTGATGCTGAGGAAGAAACAATATACTTCTATTCATCATGGAGTAattgag GTGGATGCAGCAGTGACCCCAGAGGAGCGTCATCTGGCCAGGATGCAGCAGAACGGCTATGAGAATCCCACCTATAAATTCTTTGAGCAGATGCAGAACTGA
- the piga gene encoding phosphatidylinositol N-acetylglucosaminyltransferase subunit A, giving the protein MGQRRRSAAINNPSLQRVPGAAPEVARVPSRKHNICMVSDFFYPNMGGVESHIYQLSQCLIEKGHKVVIVTHAYGRRKGVRYLTNGLKVYYLPLQVMYNQSTATTCFHSLPLLRCVFVRESITVVHAHSSFSAMAHDALFHAKTMGLNTVFTDHSLFGFADVSSVLTNKLLTVSLCDTNHIVCVSYTSKENTVLRAALNPEIVSVIPNAVDPTDFTPDPSQRRDDRITIVVISRLVYRKGIDLLGGIIPELCLKHPDLHFLIGGEGPKRIVLEEVREKYQLHDRVRLLGALEHKDVRGILVQGHIFLNTSLTEAFCMAIVEGASCGLQVVSTRVGGIPEVLPEDLITLCEPTVRSLCVGLETVIARQRSGSVPSPASIHARVQNLYTWRNVAERTEKVYDRVSGEEVLPLDRRLRRLRAHCGPVAGSIFAFVAVLDFLFLLLLQWLVPDQVMDVAVDATGPHGLWRQRPSSEVGTKRAAKPDNLS; this is encoded by the exons ATGGGCCAACGAAGGAGATCGGCAGCTATCAATAACCCTTCATTGCAGAGAGTCCCTGGAGCTGCTCCAGAGGTTGCCAGAGTCCCCAGCAGGAAGCACAACATCTGCATGGTGTCTGACTTCTTCTATCCAAATATGGGAGGAGTGGAAAGTCACATTTACCAGCTCTCCCAGTGTTTGATTGAAAAGGGACACAAGGTGGTAATTGTCACCCATGCCTACGGCAGGAGGAAGGGTGTCAGATATCTCACCAATGGACTGAAGGTCTACTACCTTCCACTGCAGGTGATGTACAACCAGTCTACAGCCACCACCTGCTTCCACAGTCTCCCCCTGCTgcgctgtgtgtttgtaaggGAAAGCATCACTGTAGTGCATGCACACAGCTCCTTCTCTGCCATGGCCCATGATGCACTGTTCCACGCTAAGACAATGGGCCTGAACACG gtgttcactgaccacTCACTTTTTGGCTTTGCTGATGTGAGCTCTGTGCTGACCAACAAGCTTCTGACTGTGTCATTGTGTGACACCAACCACATTGTGTGCGTGTCCTACACCAGCAAGGAGAACACAGTGCTCCGTGCAGCACTCAACCCAGAGATAGTGTCTGTTATTCCCAATGCTGTTGACCCTACAGACTTCACTCCTGACCCCTCCCAACGCAGAGACGACAGGATTACTATTGTTGTGATCAGTCGTCTCGTCTATCGCAAAG GAATTGATCTTCTTGGTGGGATAATTCCAGAGCTCTGCCTCAAGCATCCAGATCTGCATTTCCTTATTGGTGGAGAGGGACCAAAGAGAATTGTGCTGGAGGAAGTTAGAGAGAAATACCAGCTGCATGACAG GGTACGTCTGCTCGGGGCTTTGGAGCATAAAGATGTTCGGGGTATTCTGGTGCAGGGTCACATCTTTCTGAACACGTCTCTGACTGAAGCGTTCTGCATGGCCATTGTGGAGGGAGCCAGCTGTGGACTGCAG gtGGTTAGCACTCGTGTGGGGGGCATTCCTGAGGTGTTACCCGAGGACCTGATCACCCTGTGTGAACCCACTGTCCGGTCACTGTGTGTTGGTTTGGAGACAGTCATCGCCCGACAGCGTTCAGGGTCTGTCCCCTCCCCCGCCTCCATCCATGCTCGTGTGCAAAACCTCTACACCTGGAGAAATGTTGCAGAGAGGACTGAAAAG GTGTATGACAGAGTGTCTGGAGAGGAGGTGCTTCCCCTGGACAGAAGGTTACGGAGGCTGAGGGCTCACTGCGGCCCTGTGGCTGGCTCCATCTTTGCATTTGTGGCTGTTTTAGActttctcttcctgctgcttctgcagtGGTTGGTGCCAGACCAGGTCATGGACGTTGCTGTGGACGCCACTGGCCCTCATGGATTGTGGAGGCAGCGACCAAGCAGTGAAGTTGGCACAAAGCGAGCAGCAAAACCAGATAATTTGTCATAA